One window from the genome of Fulvivirga lutea encodes:
- the fmt gene encoding methionyl-tRNA formyltransferase, whose protein sequence is MQDLRIIYMGTPDFAVPSLEILIENNFNVVAVITAPDRPKGRGQQLATSPVKDCAVKHNIPVLQPTNLKSPEFIEELKSYNANLQIVVAFRMLPEVVWNMPEIGTFNLHASLLPQYRGAAPINWAIINGEKETGVTTFFLKHEIDTGKIIFQEKETIRNEDTVGDLYARLMEKGAGLVLKTTQAIANEDYPQIAQNEDQELKHAPKIFRETCEIDWSQPTEKVYDFIRGLSPYPAAWTTLNGKNLKIYITKPVVKPHSKNAGEYSTDGKSYLHFATNNGFIDVKELQLEGKKRMEIEEFLRGNKL, encoded by the coding sequence ATGCAGGATTTACGAATTATATACATGGGAACGCCTGATTTTGCAGTTCCCAGTCTGGAAATATTAATTGAAAATAACTTTAATGTTGTTGCTGTAATTACAGCGCCTGACAGGCCAAAAGGCCGCGGCCAGCAATTAGCTACATCACCAGTAAAAGATTGTGCTGTGAAGCATAATATACCAGTGTTGCAACCTACAAATCTGAAAAGCCCTGAGTTTATTGAAGAACTCAAAAGCTATAATGCCAATCTGCAGATTGTTGTAGCCTTTAGAATGTTGCCTGAAGTTGTTTGGAACATGCCAGAAATTGGCACCTTTAATTTGCATGCATCATTACTACCGCAATACCGTGGTGCTGCACCTATAAACTGGGCAATTATTAATGGCGAAAAAGAAACAGGTGTCACAACCTTTTTTCTGAAGCATGAAATTGATACCGGCAAAATAATTTTTCAGGAGAAAGAAACCATTCGAAATGAAGATACTGTTGGTGATTTATATGCAAGACTAATGGAAAAGGGTGCCGGGCTCGTACTAAAAACAACTCAGGCGATTGCTAATGAAGATTACCCTCAAATAGCACAAAATGAGGATCAGGAACTAAAACATGCACCTAAAATTTTCAGGGAGACTTGTGAAATTGATTGGAGCCAACCCACAGAAAAGGTGTATGATTTTATCAGAGGCTTATCGCCCTACCCTGCTGCATGGACAACCCTGAATGGTAAAAACCTGAAGATATACATCACTAAACCAGTGGTTAAACCTCACAGCAAAAATGCAGGAGAGTATAGTACCGATGGAAAATCGTATCTGCATTTCGCTACTAATAATGGCTTTATTGATGTGAAAGAGTTACAACTAGAAGGCAAAAAGCGTATGGAGATTGAGGAGTTTTTAAGGGGGAATAAATTATAA
- a CDS encoding exo-beta-N-acetylmuramidase NamZ family protein produces MQKPIFLFILLLTNLSCIGQNNQPNSEAIVVGAEQTQLYLPLLNDKKVALLANHSSLVGEQHIVDVLLANKVNIVKVLAPEHGFRGDKSDGVDIKDAKDEKTGIPIVSIYGDNKYIPEKLISDVDVLLFDIQDVGVRFYTFITAMHYAMEACAKTGTKFIVLDRPNPNGMYVDGPILDPKKKSYVGVHPIPIVHGLTVGELATMINGEGWLEAGKCELTVIFVKGYTHSTVYSLPVKPSPNLPNDQSIKLYPSLALFEGTAVSVGRGTQQPFTIIGHPELTELKYSFTPKSIPGMSVNPPLEGKKCYGYDLSKIDFKPHFTLKYLLEFYEMFDEQDQFFKDYFNKLVGNDSTIQQIKAGLSERDIKATWASKLNAYKKMRKKYLLYKDFE; encoded by the coding sequence ATGCAAAAACCCATCTTCTTATTTATCCTATTACTTACCAATCTTTCATGCATTGGACAAAATAATCAGCCCAACTCTGAAGCCATTGTAGTGGGTGCTGAGCAAACACAGCTTTATTTACCTCTATTGAATGATAAAAAAGTGGCTTTGCTTGCCAATCACTCGTCATTGGTAGGCGAACAGCATATTGTAGATGTTTTACTGGCCAATAAAGTGAATATAGTTAAAGTGCTCGCGCCTGAGCATGGCTTTAGAGGCGATAAATCCGATGGGGTGGATATTAAGGATGCTAAAGATGAAAAAACGGGCATTCCTATCGTTTCGATTTATGGTGATAACAAGTACATACCGGAAAAGCTTATCTCAGATGTAGATGTCTTACTGTTTGACATCCAGGATGTTGGAGTTCGGTTTTATACATTTATCACTGCCATGCATTATGCCATGGAAGCATGCGCCAAAACTGGAACAAAGTTTATCGTACTCGACAGGCCTAATCCCAATGGTATGTATGTTGATGGGCCGATTTTAGACCCTAAAAAGAAATCTTATGTTGGAGTGCATCCAATACCTATTGTTCACGGTTTAACCGTGGGTGAACTAGCGACTATGATTAACGGAGAAGGCTGGCTAGAAGCAGGAAAGTGTGAATTAACCGTTATCTTCGTGAAAGGATATACGCATTCCACTGTTTACTCATTGCCAGTAAAGCCATCACCAAATTTACCTAATGATCAATCGATAAAATTATATCCTTCACTGGCACTTTTTGAAGGAACGGCAGTGAGCGTAGGACGTGGCACTCAGCAACCTTTTACTATTATTGGTCATCCTGAGTTAACTGAGTTAAAGTACAGTTTCACTCCAAAGTCCATACCTGGAATGTCGGTTAATCCGCCATTGGAGGGCAAAAAATGCTATGGCTATGACCTCTCCAAAATAGATTTTAAACCTCATTTCACGCTCAAATACCTGTTAGAGTTTTATGAAATGTTTGATGAACAGGATCAGTTCTTCAAAGATTATTTTAATAAGCTTGTGGGCAATGATTCTACTATCCAACAAATTAAAGCTGGCTTGAGTGAAAGAGATATAAAGGCAACGTGGGCCAGTAAGCTGAATGCTTATAAGAAGATGAGAAAGAAGTACCTGCTATACAAAGATTTTGAATAG
- a CDS encoding dihydrofolate reductase, producing MKISMIAAVAENRVIGKDNDLVWRLPDDMKFFMTKTTGHHVIMGRKNFESLPPKFSPLPNRTNIVVTRQKSLTIDGAEVVNSLEEALEIARKNGENEAFIIGGGEIYKLGLSVADTMYITEIKESFDGDAYFPKYDTSEWVEIDRKNHPTDEKHKHEFDFVTYERKNDR from the coding sequence ATGAAAATATCAATGATAGCGGCTGTGGCCGAAAATAGAGTAATAGGTAAGGATAATGATCTCGTATGGAGATTACCCGATGATATGAAATTTTTCATGACTAAGACTACAGGGCATCATGTAATTATGGGTCGCAAAAACTTTGAGTCGTTGCCTCCAAAGTTTAGTCCACTTCCAAACAGAACCAATATTGTAGTAACAAGGCAAAAGAGTCTTACCATTGATGGTGCTGAAGTGGTTAATTCATTGGAAGAAGCATTAGAAATTGCTCGGAAAAATGGCGAAAATGAAGCCTTTATTATTGGTGGTGGTGAAATTTATAAATTGGGTTTATCCGTTGCTGATACTATGTATATTACTGAAATAAAAGAATCTTTTGACGGTGATGCCTACTTTCCAAAATATGATACATCAGAATGGGTTGAAATTGATAGAAAGAACCATCCCACTGATGAAAAGCATAAACATGAATTTGACTTTGTAACTTACGAGAGAAAAAATGACAGATAA
- the tnpA gene encoding IS200/IS605 family transposase, translated as MSTYTQILYQIVFSTKGREKSLSKLNREKLFKYISRLLENKKCHLYRINGIKDHIHILTHLHPTVSLSSLVKDIKLASTAFIKEEKLFPNFKGWQEGYGAFTYSIKAKERLINYVMNQEKHHSESSFLEEYKNMLISHEVEFDEKYLL; from the coding sequence ATGAGCACCTACACACAGATTCTATATCAAATTGTATTCAGTACAAAAGGTCGAGAAAAATCATTATCAAAATTGAACAGAGAGAAACTGTTTAAATATATTTCGAGGTTATTAGAAAATAAGAAATGCCATTTGTATAGAATCAATGGAATTAAAGACCATATCCATATTTTAACCCATTTACATCCTACAGTTTCACTATCAAGTCTGGTTAAAGATATTAAACTTGCAAGCACGGCATTTATAAAGGAGGAAAAATTATTTCCAAATTTCAAAGGCTGGCAAGAGGGTTATGGAGCATTCACCTATTCAATCAAAGCGAAAGAAAGGTTAATTAATTATGTAATGAATCAGGAAAAACATCATTCTGAATCCTCTTTTTTGGAAGAATATAAGAATATGTTAATATCACATGAAGTTGAATTTGATGAAAAATATTTGCTATGA